The following coding sequences lie in one Rutidosis leptorrhynchoides isolate AG116_Rl617_1_P2 chromosome 6, CSIRO_AGI_Rlap_v1, whole genome shotgun sequence genomic window:
- the LOC139853997 gene encoding uncharacterized mitochondrial protein AtMg00810-like, protein MENERVEKNPLSVNHEITPENTGAKVNPTLYRAIIGSLMYLTASRSDIMFATCLCARYQAQLNVNHMLAAKKIMRYLKGTPSLGLWYPRKEGFKLTAYNDSDYGGCKIDFKSTSGGCQFLGSRLVSWQCKKQTAVA, encoded by the coding sequence ATGGAGAATGAACGAGTTGAAAAGAATCCTCTATCAGTGAATCACGAGATTACACCTGAAAACACAGGAGCAAAGGTCAACCCGACTCTTTACAGGGCTATTATTGGTTCCTTGATGTACCTTACAGCATCTCGATCGGATATCATGTTCGCAACATGCTTGTGCGCTCGTTATCAAGCACAACTAAATGTGAATCATATGCTCGCTGCAAAGAAGATCATGCGGTATCTCAAGGGGACTCCGAGTTTGGGCTTATGGTATCCACGGAAGGAGGGATTTAAGTTAACAGCATACAACGACTCAGACTATGGAGGATGCAAAATAGATTTCAAATCTACCTCTGGAGGCTGTCAGTTTCTGGGTAGCAGGCTTGTGAGTTGGCAGTGTAAGAAACAGACCGCTGTTGCATAA